In Dryobates pubescens isolate bDryPub1 chromosome 26, bDryPub1.pri, whole genome shotgun sequence, a single window of DNA contains:
- the SALL4 gene encoding sal-like protein 4 encodes MSRRKQAKPQHINSEEQPPDAASGSPQDVPGDRDGEMSSKRCRMEETKICEKCCAEFFDLSEFLEHKKNCTKNPPVLIMNDSEGTVPPESFSEASLGSFPSDRMDSRTRKDIQAKGCTGSMEKREGKMDAESVGGMYLKIEPPITPVAPGLSYLPKSKVPNTNVTLQTIRGTKVAVNQRTSDAISSSAASFNAIPMILEQLVCLQQQQLQQIQLTEQIRIQIAMMAPHALHPSIAAATDPLKALGAHMSQQLSAAVALIGQKAGSQSLSLESLKQGKLPHSNTGIAAASSLAAGLSSSFPLKPEASRGLPGSISRFPNPLLPQSSNSVIFQNPLTAVSAVIDSSKKGKGKPPNISVSESKPNVEEPFFKHKCKFCGKVFGNDSALQIHLRSHTGERPYKCNICGNRFTTKGNLKVHFQRHKDKYPHIKMNPCPVPEHLDNVPTSTGIPYGMSVPLDESNLIVDSKPLLTTLPTSAVTSAPQSITSLAGIKESLPGTFSSDLQSRPSPESEAGSSSSGAVGHESGTEQSLSSPQATCSMSIFHVGGPNEQGSETSKLQQLVENIDKSTADPNECLICHRVLSCQSSLKMHYRTHTGERPFKCKICGRAFSTKGNLKTHYGVHRANTPLKMQHSCPICQKKFTNAVVLQQHIRMHMGGQIPNTPMPENTCDNTDGDPAVAEKNGDVSRPDDTVESIEMEEDLDSQDVPRSSSKPPTPYDAQSELTATAATFSGIAALENQMKIVNSTLNLQRQSSLKSSDNGSAESDGMTNDSSSVAGDPDYQNGRSPAASESASLQAVSPANSQAESIRSKSPSVNNPEDTGTGNKSEGPENASAEMEGVVGALDLTYGNIGRKLIKEEPGLQFANGEYGRSSIPAAFVRAPPALIKMEMHGERPISTSHFIGPPALSPGVAPLLVPRPKFCRPAKQHICTTCGKNFSSASALQIHERTHTGEKPFACTICGRAFTTKGNLKVHVGTHMWNNSARRGRRLSIDNPMALLGNDPKKVSEMFPKDIMPSSVSIDPTVWNQYAAVLSNGIAMKTNEISVIQSGGLPTLPVTIGGGSAINTATVSKIDGTQSGTGSDTEKASGAAADNVPKHQFPHFIEENKIAVS; translated from the exons ggaGTCCACAAGACGTCCCAGGTGACAGAGATGGTGAAATGAGTTCCAAAAGGTGTCGCATGGAGGAAACCAAGATTTGTGAGAAATGCTGTGCAGAATTCTTTGATCTCTCTGAATTCCTTGAGCATAAGAAAAATTGCACTAAAAATCCACCTGTTCTAATCATGAATGACAGTGAGGGAACAGTACCCCCTGAAAGCTTCTCTGAAGCTTCTCTCGGGAGCTTTCCGAGTGATCGAATGGATAGCAGGACACGCAAGGACATTCAGGCAAAGGGCTGCACTGGCTCTatggaaaagagagaaggaaaaatggatGCTGAATCAGTAGGAGGAATGTACCTTAAAATAGAACCTCCCATCACGCCTGTGGCTCCTGGGCTAAGCTATCTACCAAAATCCAAAGTACCAAACACTAATGTGACTTTGCAGACGATACGTGGCACTAAAGTGGCTGTGAACCAGCGGACCTCTGATGCCATCTCTTCTTCAGCAGCCAGTTTTAATGCTATTCCCATGATCCTGGAGCAGCTTGtgtgtttgcagcagcagcaacttcaGCAGATTCAGTTGACGGAGCAGATTCGCATTCAGATTGCCATGATGGCTCCCCACGCGCTGCATCCTTCTATAGCAGCTGCTACTGATCCACTCAAAGCTCTGGGTGCTCACATGTCTCAGCAGTTGTCGGCTGCTGTTGCTTTAATTGGACAAAAAGCTGGAAGCCAGAGCCTATCACTGGAATCCTTGAAGCAAGGAAAACTACCTCATTCTAACACTGGCATTGCAGCTGCCAGCTCGCTGGCTGCCGggctttcttcctccttccccttgaAGCCGGAGGCAAGCAGAGGCCTCCCAGGCTCTATTTCTCGGTTCCCGAATCCTTTGCTACCTCAGTCCTCCAACTCTGTCATCTTCCAAAATCCTCTTACAGCTGTTTCTGCTGTGATAGATTCCtcaaagaaggggaagggaaaacctCCCAACATTAGCGTGtctgaaagcaaaccaaacGTAGAGGAGCCCTTCTTCAAACACAAGTGTAAATTCTGTGGCAAGGTCTTCGGCAATGACAGCGCCCTGCAGATTCACCTGCGTTCCCACACTGGTGAGAGACCCTACAAGTGTAACATTTGTGGGAACCGCTTTACGACCAAAGGAAACCTTAAAGTGCATTTTCAGCGTCACAAAGACAAATACCCCCACATAAAGATGAATCCTTGCCCGGTTCCTGAGCACCTGGACAATGTTCCCACTAGCACTGGAATCCCATATGGGATGTCTGTGCCACTGGATGAGTCTAACTTAATTGTGGATAGCAAACCTCTCCTAACAACTCTGCCTACCTCTGCAGTCACCAGTGCACCTCAGAGCATCACCAGTCTAGCAGGCATTAAGGAATCTCTGCCTGGTACGTTCTCAAGTGACCTGCAGTCAAGGCCTTCTCCAGAAAGCGAGGCAGGCTCTTCCTCATCAGGGGCAGTTGGTCATGAATCGGGAACAGAACAGAGCTTAAGTTCACCACAAGCTACCTGCAGCATGAGCATCTTCCATGTAGGTGGCCCAAATGAGCAAGGATCTGAAACATCAAAGCTTCAGCAACTGGTTGAAAACATTGATAAATCCACTGCTGACCCCAACGAGTGCCTGATCTGTCACagagtgctgagctgccagaGTTCACTCAAAATGCATTATCGTACTCACACTGGAGAGAGGCCGTTCAAGTGTAAAATCTGTGGCCGTGCCTTCTCCACTAAAGGGAATCTTAAAACTCATTACGGTGTCCACCGGGCCAATACTCCTTTAAAGATGCAACATTCGTGTCCTATTTGCCAGAAGAAGTTTACGAATGCAGTTGTGTTGCAGCAGCACATCCGCATGCACATGGGAGGACAAATCCCCAATACACCAATGCCGGAGAACACCTGTGACAATACTGATGgggaccctgctgtggctgagaaGAATGGAGATGTCAGTCGCCCAGATGACACTGTGGAAAGCATAGAGATGGAAGAGGATCTGGACTCTCAGGATGTCCCTAGGAGTTCTTCAAAACCTCCTACTCCCTATGATGCACAATCAGAATTGACAGCCACGGCAGCCACCTTCTCTGGTATTGCAGCACTGGAGAATCAAATGAAGATTGTCAACTCTACTTTAAATTTGCAGCGGCAGAGTAGCTTGAAGTCTAGTGACAATGGCTCAGCAGAAAGTGATGGCATGACAAATGATTCATCTTCCGTGGCAGGAGATCCAGATTACCAGAATGGCAGGAGTCCTGCTGCCTCTGAGTCTGCATCACTCCAGGCTGTATCCCCAGCCAACAGCCAAGCTGAGAGCATAAGGTCAAAGTCACCTAGCGTCAACAATCCAGAAGATACAGGCACGGGGAATAAATCAGAGGGTCCTGAGAATGCTTCTGCAGAAATGGAAGGGGTTGTTGGTGCTTTGGATTTAACTTATGGCAATATTGGTCGAAAGCTCATTAAAGAAGAGCCTGGGTTACAGTTTGCAAATGGAGAATATG gtCGAAGTAGCATTCCAGCTGCTTTTGTTAGAGCCCCACCAGCCCTCATAAAAATGGAGATGCATGGTGAGCGTCCCATTAGCACTAGCCATTTCATTGGCCCACCAGCTCTCTCCCCTGGTGTTGCCCCTCTCCTCGTGCCACGGCCAAAATTCTGCCGTCCTGCCAAACAGCACATCTGCACTACGTGTGGGAAAAACTTCTCCTCTGCCAGTGCCCTTCAGATCCATGAACGGACCCATACTGGTGAAAAGCCATTTGCCTGCACCATCTGTGGGAGAGCCTTTACAACAAAAGGAAACCTGAAG gtTCATGTAGGAACTCACATGTGGAATAACTCTGCCAGGCGGGGAAGAAGGCTTTCTATTGACAACCCCATGGCTCTGCTGGGGAATGATCCCAAGAAGGTATCTGAAATGTTTCCAAAGGATATAATGCCTTCTTCAGTGAGCATTGACCCCACGGTATGGAATCAGTATGCAGCAGTACTCAGCAATGGCATAGCAATGAAGACTAACGAGATCTCGGTGATCCAGAGCGGTGGCTTACCTACCCTGCCAGTCACCATTGGGGGTGGTTCAGCAATAAATACTGCTACAGTCTCCAAAATTGACGGGACCCAGTCTGGGACTGGTTCTGATACGGAGAAGgccagtggtgctgctgcagacaaTGTGCCAAAACACCAGTTCCCTCACTTCATCGAGGAGAACAAAATTGCTGTTAGTTAA